A genome region from Hymenobacter chitinivorans DSM 11115 includes the following:
- a CDS encoding TPM domain-containing protein, with translation MSNLSPAPVLRHWLRFLLLVVGLTLSVAGWAQQVPPRPNPPRLVNDLAGMLQPDEEAALERKLVAYNDSTSSQIAVVTVPSLGDDDIANYSQNLYESWGIGQKGKNNGVLVLVAQQEHLARIQTGYGLEGAIPDALAKRIISNTIVPAFKEERYYEGLDRATDQLIALAKGEYQAEQAPVRQQREDSSGSGWMFWLIVGGIVLFILISSRGGGRGGRGGGFRGGMIPPIIFGDFSGGRGVFGGGGGFGGGFGGGGGGGFGGFGGGSSGGGGASGSW, from the coding sequence ATGAGCAACCTCTCCCCTGCGCCCGTGCTGCGGCACTGGCTTCGTTTCCTGCTGCTTGTTGTTGGGCTCACGCTGAGCGTAGCCGGCTGGGCCCAGCAGGTACCACCCCGCCCCAACCCGCCCCGCCTGGTCAATGACCTGGCCGGCATGCTGCAACCCGACGAGGAAGCTGCCCTGGAGCGGAAGCTGGTGGCCTACAACGACTCCACCTCCTCGCAGATTGCGGTAGTAACCGTGCCCAGCCTCGGCGACGACGACATTGCCAACTACTCCCAGAACCTCTACGAAAGCTGGGGCATCGGGCAGAAGGGCAAGAACAACGGCGTACTGGTGCTGGTGGCTCAGCAGGAGCACCTGGCCCGCATCCAGACCGGCTACGGCCTGGAAGGGGCCATTCCGGACGCCCTGGCTAAGCGCATCATTTCCAACACCATCGTGCCGGCGTTCAAAGAGGAACGCTACTACGAGGGCCTCGACCGGGCCACCGACCAGCTCATTGCCCTGGCCAAGGGTGAGTACCAGGCCGAGCAGGCTCCGGTGCGGCAGCAGCGCGAAGACTCGAGCGGCTCGGGCTGGATGTTCTGGCTGATTGTCGGCGGCATCGTGCTCTTTATCCTGATCAGCAGCCGCGGCGGGGGCCGGGGCGGCCGGGGCGGCGGGTTCCGGGGCGGCATGATTCCGCCCATCATCTTCGGTGACTTCAGCGGGGGCCGAGGCGTGTTTGGCGGCGGAGGCGGCTTCGGCGGTGGTTTTGGCGGCGGTGGCGGTGGCGGCTTCGGCGGCTTCGGGGGCGGTTCCTCCGGCGGCGGCGGGGCCAGCGGCAGCTGGTAA
- a CDS encoding T9SS type A sorting domain-containing protein yields MSTAQGQALDLTFQTTALYQPAGTTAAVVQSDGKRVVLGNFTRTDAGVGTQLLVRYNADNTVDQAFFTNVTTLRGSISNVRVLASGKLLLIGDGTVTLNGVVRQDLLLLNADGTADPSFDAGLASGAGRARVSAVQTDGKILLGGTFVTYNNVPAQRIVRLLPTGEIDATFSAGTQFNDTVDELTLQPDGKILVGGAFDSPAAVARLLTNGTLDPSFSSPLKTDARISLIGVQPDGKILLSSSVFELNFLNGNKRILGRLLVNGTADPAFTGSDVSISSARTLNSNDASEFILQTDGRFVVPLTGSINGVPTNGLVRINTSGTRDNSFTSLLPGDITVTSLQREASGQLLVGGNGFRQSGRRNSLLVLGANGAAATTFNPVLLTDGALSSIVQQPDGKIVVGGRFDEANGVRANNLTRFNQDGSVDTSFPTQTANRFAVVKVGLQPDGKILACGTESVTGSAITQRLVRLLPSGEVDNTFQVPTDLEVTSFALQPSGAIVTSSFSSMSRLLADGQLDYSFAVSRPSGSIIALATQPDGKILVGGRFQGYNGAFLWALVRLLQDGNLDPTFSTPIQTTAETTISEILVQPDGKIVAGGWVNDTYPATRAFGLFRLLPSGATDNAFSATLPTVNGLTSVRGLALQPNGRILVATSNNTLLRRMPDGAIDNSFNDVLSNAVVEDIVVQPDGKILAAGSFTTVAGQPVVGLVRLMASNVLHVSNTQLEARTQAWPVPAHQTLNLSLDATAQPESVQLLDNLGRTVLTRKATQAELKLPLREVKAGVYLLRVNYTSGPVTRRVVVE; encoded by the coding sequence ATGAGCACTGCCCAAGGTCAAGCGCTGGACCTTACTTTTCAGACTACTGCGTTGTATCAGCCGGCAGGCACTACCGCTGCCGTTGTTCAATCTGATGGTAAGCGTGTGGTATTAGGCAATTTTACTCGCACCGATGCCGGCGTAGGTACACAATTGCTAGTGCGCTATAATGCTGATAATACCGTTGATCAGGCGTTTTTTACTAACGTGACCACACTGCGTGGTAGTATCAGTAATGTACGTGTGCTGGCTTCTGGCAAGCTGTTACTCATCGGTGATGGAACGGTGACCCTAAATGGAGTCGTTCGTCAAGATCTGCTGCTACTCAATGCCGACGGCACAGCTGATCCTAGTTTCGACGCAGGGTTGGCCAGTGGTGCAGGCCGGGCTCGAGTGTCGGCTGTGCAGACTGATGGTAAGATATTACTCGGCGGTACTTTTGTTACCTACAATAACGTGCCAGCCCAGCGTATTGTGCGACTATTGCCTACGGGGGAAATAGATGCGACTTTCAGCGCGGGTACCCAGTTCAATGACACCGTTGATGAATTGACCCTGCAGCCTGATGGTAAGATTCTGGTTGGTGGTGCTTTCGACTCGCCCGCAGCAGTAGCGCGGCTACTGACCAACGGAACGCTAGACCCCAGCTTTAGCTCACCCCTGAAAACAGACGCACGGATTTCTTTGATCGGCGTACAGCCCGACGGTAAAATTCTATTGAGCAGCTCCGTGTTCGAGCTAAACTTTCTTAACGGCAACAAGCGCATTTTAGGGCGTTTATTGGTCAATGGCACTGCTGACCCGGCGTTTACCGGTAGTGATGTCTCTATTAGCAGTGCTAGAACACTTAATTCAAACGATGCTAGCGAGTTCATTCTGCAAACCGATGGGCGGTTTGTTGTACCACTTACCGGATCAATCAATGGTGTACCAACAAACGGCCTCGTGCGCATCAACACGAGTGGAACTCGGGACAACAGCTTTACTTCTCTCTTGCCTGGAGATATTACAGTAACCTCCCTGCAACGTGAAGCCAGCGGCCAGCTATTAGTCGGTGGAAATGGGTTTCGGCAAAGTGGCCGCCGTAATAGTCTGCTAGTACTCGGTGCAAACGGGGCCGCTGCCACTACTTTTAACCCGGTACTACTGACTGACGGAGCATTATCCAGCATTGTTCAACAGCCTGATGGTAAGATTGTAGTCGGTGGTCGTTTCGATGAGGCGAACGGGGTAAGGGCCAATAACCTAACGCGGTTTAATCAGGACGGCAGCGTGGATACTTCATTTCCCACCCAAACGGCTAACAGATTTGCTGTAGTCAAAGTAGGCTTGCAGCCCGATGGCAAAATACTGGCTTGCGGGACCGAGTCGGTGACAGGAAGTGCTATAACTCAGCGGTTGGTCCGGTTGTTACCATCCGGAGAGGTCGACAATACTTTCCAGGTGCCCACAGATTTGGAAGTAACGTCGTTTGCGTTGCAGCCCAGCGGTGCTATTGTCACGAGTAGCTTTTCTAGTATGAGCCGATTATTAGCTGACGGACAGCTTGACTACAGCTTTGCGGTCAGCAGACCCAGCGGTTCCATCATTGCGTTAGCTACGCAACCCGATGGCAAAATATTGGTTGGGGGCAGGTTTCAAGGCTACAATGGGGCATTCTTGTGGGCATTAGTGCGGCTTCTGCAAGATGGGAATCTTGACCCTACCTTCAGCACCCCTATTCAGACCACGGCGGAAACGACGATAAGTGAAATTCTGGTGCAGCCTGACGGTAAAATCGTAGCTGGGGGCTGGGTTAACGATACATATCCAGCCACAAGAGCGTTTGGATTGTTCCGCTTGCTACCCAGCGGGGCTACAGATAACGCCTTTTCGGCGACCCTGCCTACTGTCAATGGCTTAACCTCCGTACGCGGGCTAGCCTTACAGCCTAATGGTCGTATTCTAGTAGCTACCTCAAACAACACACTACTGCGCCGGATGCCTGATGGAGCAATCGACAATTCCTTTAATGATGTGTTATCCAATGCCGTTGTCGAAGATATTGTGGTACAGCCCGATGGAAAAATTCTGGCAGCGGGCTCTTTTACCACTGTCGCTGGTCAACCGGTAGTGGGCCTGGTCCGCCTGATGGCCTCCAACGTGCTGCACGTATCCAACACCCAGCTTGAAGCCCGCACCCAGGCCTGGCCCGTGCCCGCCCACCAAACCCTGAACCTTTCCCTCGACGCTACGGCTCAGCCCGAATCAGTGCAGCTGCTCGACAACTTGGGCCGCACCGTTCTTACCCGGAAGGCTACGCAAGCTGAGTTGAAGCTTCCTTTACGGGAAGTAAAAGCCGGCGTGTATCTGCTCCGCGTAAACTACACCAGCGGCCCCGTAACGCGCCGCGTGGTGGTCGAGTAA
- a CDS encoding DUF4272 domain-containing protein — protein MTEEFKFQTKTESEGKVLMLGGRVCDWLPILDTPAVRAVAEVQGRMSVLNALIYIGFQAPVDIIRDWLTRHDLLVFLSAEEEALLQKDNAALTEQELINLRWSLESLWALMWATGMTNELQPTEWCGDDMATMLPDLERNEDNAKLAQPLLLRPTEELYRMLDYYYRLHWYCVDERLNGREAVISESLVYERRKALEWVFNRAADWDNVEMST, from the coding sequence ATGACCGAGGAGTTTAAGTTTCAAACCAAGACCGAGTCGGAAGGCAAGGTGCTGATGCTGGGTGGCCGCGTCTGCGACTGGCTGCCGATTCTGGACACGCCAGCCGTGCGCGCGGTGGCCGAAGTGCAGGGCCGCATGAGCGTGCTGAACGCGCTGATCTACATCGGCTTTCAGGCCCCCGTCGATATTATCCGTGACTGGCTGACCCGGCACGATTTGCTGGTGTTTCTCTCGGCCGAGGAAGAGGCCCTGCTGCAAAAGGACAACGCCGCGCTGACCGAGCAGGAGCTGATCAACCTGCGCTGGAGCCTGGAAAGCCTCTGGGCCCTGATGTGGGCCACCGGTATGACCAACGAGCTGCAACCTACCGAGTGGTGCGGCGACGACATGGCCACGATGCTCCCGGATCTGGAGCGCAACGAGGACAACGCCAAGCTGGCCCAGCCCTTGCTGCTACGCCCCACGGAGGAGCTCTACCGCATGCTCGACTACTACTACCGCCTGCACTGGTACTGCGTGGATGAGCGCCTCAACGGCCGCGAAGCCGTAATATCGGAGAGCCTGGTGTACGAGCGACGCAAAGCCCTGGAGTGGGTCTTCAACCGGGCCGCGGACTGGGACAACGTGGAGATGAGCACCTAG
- a CDS encoding LemA family protein has protein sequence MKRLLLYLIGLVVLLSQSSCGYNTMVSKDQAVKAQWANVQSAYQRRSDLIPNLVNTVKGAANFEKSTLTDVINARAKATSVQLSAENLTPENIKQFQEAQSQVSSGLGRLLAVSENYPELKANANFQELQAQIEGTENRINVERNKFNTITNDYNGTVKSFPNNIFAGMFGFKEKPYFEADAASQKAPTVQF, from the coding sequence ATGAAACGTCTTCTTCTGTACCTAATCGGGCTGGTCGTGCTGCTGAGCCAATCGTCTTGCGGCTATAACACGATGGTGTCGAAAGACCAGGCCGTGAAAGCCCAGTGGGCCAACGTGCAGAGTGCCTACCAGCGCCGCTCCGACCTGATTCCGAACCTGGTGAACACCGTGAAAGGCGCTGCCAACTTCGAAAAATCGACGCTGACCGACGTTATCAATGCCCGGGCCAAGGCCACGAGCGTGCAGCTCTCGGCCGAAAACCTGACGCCCGAGAACATCAAGCAATTCCAGGAAGCCCAGAGCCAGGTGAGCTCCGGCCTGGGTCGTTTGCTGGCCGTGTCGGAAAACTACCCCGAGCTGAAGGCCAATGCCAACTTCCAGGAGCTGCAGGCCCAGATTGAGGGCACTGAAAACCGCATCAACGTGGAGCGCAACAAGTTCAACACCATCACCAATGACTACAACGGCACGGTGAAGTCCTTCCCCAACAACATTTTCGCCGGGATGTTCGGCTTCAAGGAGAAACCCTATTTCGAAGCCGACGCCGCTTCGCAGAAAGCGCCCACTGTGCAGTTCTAA
- a CDS encoding sugar phosphate nucleotidyltransferase: MKAVIPVAGIGSRLRPHTHTQPKSLVPVAGNTILGHIIDRLQDAGIEEFVFIIGYLGEKIESYVRRYYPQLRSTFVIQEPREGIGHALWLARDTFRHDPDGVLIMLGDTIVDVDLRQLLRTEGNVLAVKEVKTPSIFGVVETSNNGRVTKVIEKPRIPKSNYALVGLYKIADPAWLASALERIIEQDLRTHNEFQLTDALMLMIQDGAQMTTAPVDHWFDCGRKDSLLEANAKLLNRPEFLGNKYPEFPDTIIIPPVSIGKDCQISHSIIGPNVAIGDRTIVKNTILSDSIIGSYSELRQAVMHDCIVGSDASFRGLNHSLNIGDNTEIDYS; encoded by the coding sequence ATGAAAGCTGTTATCCCTGTCGCTGGTATTGGTTCCCGCCTGCGCCCCCACACCCACACCCAGCCGAAGTCGCTGGTGCCGGTGGCCGGCAATACCATTCTGGGTCATATCATTGACCGCCTGCAGGACGCCGGAATTGAGGAATTCGTGTTCATCATCGGCTACCTCGGCGAAAAAATCGAGAGCTACGTGCGCCGCTACTATCCGCAGCTGCGCTCCACCTTCGTCATTCAGGAGCCGCGCGAGGGCATCGGCCACGCCCTGTGGCTGGCCCGCGACACCTTCCGCCACGACCCGGACGGCGTGCTCATCATGCTCGGCGACACCATCGTGGACGTAGACCTGCGTCAGTTATTGCGCACCGAGGGCAACGTGCTGGCCGTGAAGGAAGTCAAGACGCCGTCGATATTCGGGGTGGTCGAAACCAGCAACAACGGCCGGGTGACCAAGGTGATTGAGAAGCCCCGGATTCCGAAGTCGAACTACGCTCTGGTGGGCCTCTACAAGATTGCCGACCCGGCCTGGCTGGCTTCGGCCCTGGAGCGCATCATCGAGCAGGACTTGCGCACCCACAACGAATTCCAGCTCACCGACGCGCTGATGCTCATGATTCAGGACGGCGCCCAGATGACCACCGCCCCCGTGGACCACTGGTTTGACTGCGGCCGCAAGGATTCGTTGCTCGAAGCCAACGCCAAGCTGCTGAACCGGCCCGAATTCCTGGGCAACAAGTACCCTGAGTTTCCCGACACCATCATCATTCCCCCGGTTAGCATCGGTAAGGACTGCCAGATTTCGCACTCCATCATCGGGCCCAACGTGGCCATCGGCGACCGGACCATCGTGAAGAACACCATCCTGAGCGACTCCATCATCGGCTCTTACTCGGAGCTGCGCCAGGCCGTGATGCACGACTGCATCGTGGGCTCGGATGCCTCATTTCGGGGCCTGAACCACAGCCTGAACATCGGCGACAACACCGAAATCGACTACAGCTAG
- a CDS encoding alpha/beta hydrolase family protein: protein MILKKFNLGLARFTFLLWAGISTVSGTGCSKDAAAPQTETTETTPPAAPHLVSSTLIGEYSPAQLAGRVKDIPLVGALVRYPIRVYRLTYTTPDATGQPITASGALLVPVTTQAMPLLSYQHGTIRPDDEDRAPSYYSSSSEVYSAVSVLASTGYIVSAPDYIGYGASKNRPHPYEHAASLASASLDMLRAAREFAAKEKLALNQKNFLLGYSEGGYATLALHKLMEEKAAQEFTVTASAPGAGAYHKSAFAEYILKSDEPLNFLSTYVWVLDTYNRTYSLNRPINYYVNEPWATQLQTNLYGEVSSQAKELFTAKFRQGILDKTDAQMLAAFRANDIYDWQPKAPLALFHGTADDYVPFFNSQHAYDAMKARGATQVTLHPIQGGNHFSSAPSYTLQAFAFISQYY from the coding sequence GTGATTCTTAAGAAATTCAATCTTGGCCTGGCCCGTTTCACCTTCCTGCTGTGGGCCGGCATTAGCACGGTATCAGGCACGGGCTGTAGCAAAGATGCCGCCGCCCCGCAAACCGAAACGACCGAAACTACCCCGCCTGCTGCCCCTCACTTAGTCAGTAGCACCCTGATTGGGGAATACTCGCCCGCTCAGCTGGCTGGCCGGGTCAAGGACATTCCGCTGGTGGGCGCCCTGGTGCGCTACCCGATTCGGGTGTACCGCCTCACCTACACCACCCCCGACGCCACCGGGCAGCCAATTACGGCTTCCGGGGCCCTGCTGGTGCCGGTGACGACCCAGGCCATGCCTTTGCTCAGCTACCAACACGGCACCATCCGGCCCGACGACGAGGACCGCGCCCCCTCATACTACAGTTCCAGCAGTGAGGTGTACTCGGCCGTGTCGGTGCTGGCTTCCACGGGCTACATCGTGTCGGCCCCCGACTACATCGGCTACGGGGCTTCCAAAAACCGGCCCCACCCGTACGAGCACGCCGCGTCGTTAGCCTCGGCTTCGCTGGACATGCTGCGGGCCGCCCGCGAATTTGCGGCCAAGGAAAAGCTGGCCCTCAACCAGAAAAACTTCCTGCTGGGCTACTCCGAGGGCGGCTATGCCACGCTGGCCTTGCACAAGCTAATGGAGGAAAAAGCCGCCCAGGAGTTTACCGTCACGGCCAGTGCCCCTGGCGCCGGGGCCTACCACAAGTCGGCCTTCGCCGAGTACATCCTCAAGTCGGATGAGCCGCTGAACTTCCTGAGTACCTACGTGTGGGTGCTCGACACCTACAACCGGACCTACAGCCTGAACCGGCCCATCAATTACTACGTGAATGAGCCCTGGGCCACGCAGCTGCAAACCAACCTCTACGGGGAGGTTTCCAGTCAGGCCAAGGAGCTGTTTACGGCCAAGTTCCGCCAGGGCATTCTGGATAAAACCGACGCCCAGATGCTGGCCGCCTTCCGCGCCAACGACATCTACGACTGGCAGCCCAAGGCCCCGCTGGCCCTATTCCACGGCACCGCCGACGACTACGTGCCCTTCTTCAACTCCCAGCACGCCTACGACGCCATGAAGGCCCGGGGCGCCACCCAGGTCACGCTGCACCCGATTCAGGGCGGCAACCATTTTTCATCGGCCCCAAGCTACACGCTGCAGGCCTTTGCCTTCATTTCGCAGTACTACTAG
- a CDS encoding TPM domain-containing protein: protein MTNPITPEQEAALVAAIRQAEITTSGEIRVHLEDTCPTPEPLDRAAQVFAELGMHNTAQRNGVLFYLAWQTRQFAVIGDSGINAAVSDDFWEITKETVLEHFRAGKYVVGLERGVRMVGEQLKRYFPYDAKTDKNELDDSISYGDSVPPRV, encoded by the coding sequence ATGACCAATCCTATTACCCCGGAGCAGGAAGCCGCGTTGGTGGCCGCCATCCGGCAAGCCGAAATCACCACCTCCGGGGAAATTCGGGTGCATCTGGAAGATACCTGCCCCACGCCCGAGCCCCTGGACCGCGCCGCCCAGGTGTTTGCCGAGCTGGGCATGCACAATACCGCCCAGCGCAACGGCGTGCTGTTTTACCTGGCCTGGCAAACCCGGCAGTTTGCCGTCATCGGCGACTCGGGCATCAACGCGGCCGTGTCGGACGACTTCTGGGAAATCACCAAGGAAACCGTGCTGGAACATTTCCGGGCTGGCAAGTACGTGGTGGGCCTGGAGCGGGGCGTGCGTATGGTGGGCGAGCAGCTCAAGCGCTACTTCCCCTACGACGCCAAAACCGACAAAAACGAGCTCGACGACTCTATTTCCTACGGCGACTCCGTGCCGCCCCGCGTATGA